In Sedimenticola thiotaurini, the following proteins share a genomic window:
- a CDS encoding cyclic nucleotide-binding domain-containing protein — MDLDLNKFRTLIPINALYEDNLLYLADHARVERYLNGEQIFNIGDTDPDNIFLMSGEVCLTSAEGEEILVSAGSDRGLHALASRKPRHYRGVVVSQAATIVRFDSALLERLLAWGHFSPEFAADNSSDTDAGPNAEESEWMMSMMQTTAFMRLPAANIQNLFSHMEEIQARAGDLIVQSGEPGDYYYVIKQGRCQVTLPSDTGEVVLAELGPCSSFGEEALISDSVRNANVTMLTNGKLMRLAKQDFLQLLEAPLLQWIDYPTLVKMAAEGAVRIDVRFRREFEHNGLRGSINIPQNQLRGAIPELDKSKQYIVYCDSGQRSATCAFLLSQQGFDVYVLEGGLSAIRS; from the coding sequence ATGGATCTGGATCTGAATAAATTCCGAACGCTGATACCGATTAATGCCCTCTACGAGGACAATCTCCTCTATCTGGCCGATCACGCCAGGGTGGAACGCTACCTGAACGGCGAGCAGATTTTCAATATCGGGGACACTGACCCGGACAATATCTTTCTCATGTCCGGCGAGGTCTGCCTCACCTCCGCCGAGGGGGAGGAGATTCTGGTCTCGGCCGGTTCGGACCGGGGCCTGCACGCATTGGCCAGCCGCAAACCCCGGCACTACCGTGGCGTAGTGGTATCGCAGGCGGCCACTATCGTCCGCTTCGACTCCGCACTGCTGGAACGTTTGCTGGCCTGGGGTCACTTTTCGCCGGAGTTTGCCGCCGACAACAGCAGCGATACCGACGCCGGTCCCAATGCGGAAGAGAGCGAATGGATGATGTCGATGATGCAGACCACCGCTTTCATGCGCCTGCCGGCAGCAAATATCCAGAACCTGTTCTCCCATATGGAAGAGATCCAGGCCCGGGCCGGAGACCTGATTGTGCAGAGCGGTGAACCGGGTGACTACTACTACGTCATCAAGCAGGGTCGCTGCCAGGTCACCCTGCCCTCGGATACCGGTGAAGTGGTACTGGCCGAACTGGGTCCCTGCAGCAGTTTTGGGGAAGAGGCACTGATCAGTGATTCCGTGCGTAATGCCAATGTCACCATGCTGACCAACGGAAAGCTGATGCGTCTTGCCAAGCAGGATTTTTTACAGCTGCTGGAAGCCCCGCTGCTGCAATGGATCGACTACCCGACCCTGGTCAAGATGGCGGCCGAAGGGGCTGTTCGTATCGATGTGCGATTCCGGCGGGAGTTTGAGCATAACGGATTGCGGGGCAGTATCAACATCCCCCAGAACCAGCTGCGGGGTGCGATTCCCGAACTGGACAAGAGCAAACAATATATTGTCTATTGCGACTCCGGGCAGCGCAGCGCAACCTGCGCATTTCTGTTGAGTCAGCAGGGGTTTGATGTCTACGTGCTGGAGGGTGGTCTCTCCGCCATTCGCAGCTGA
- the prfB gene encoding peptide chain release factor 2 (programmed frameshift) gives MQDLNPITNKISELRGRSESLRGYLDYDSKQERLTEVLRELEDPDIWGDPEHAQSLGKERSALEAIVVTLDSLSSGLDDASDLLEMAVEEGDDEAVDSVVADLETYEKQVAELEFRRMFSGEMDAANAFLDIQAGSGGTEAQDWAEMLLRMYLRWGEHRGFKTDLMEVSPGEVAGIKSATIRFEGEFAFGWLRTEIGVHRLVRKSPFDSGNRRHTSFAAVFVAPEIDDSIEIDINPADLRIDVYRASGAGGQHVNRTESAVRITHNPTGIVVQCQNDRSQHKNKDQAMKQLKAKLYELEIQKRSADQQVLEESKSDIGWGSQIRSYVLDQSRIKDLRTGVETGNTQAVLDGGLDIFLEASLKSGL, from the exons ATGCAGGATCTGAATCCCATCACTAATAAAATCAGTGAATTACGAGGGCGCTCCGAGTCCCTTAGGGGGTACCTT GACTATGACAGCAAGCAGGAGCGTCTGACCGAGGTCCTGCGGGAACTTGAAGATCCCGATATTTGGGGGGATCCCGAGCACGCTCAGTCGCTCGGCAAGGAGCGCTCCGCCCTGGAGGCCATTGTGGTTACCCTGGATAGCCTCTCCAGTGGCCTGGACGATGCCAGTGACCTGCTGGAGATGGCTGTCGAAGAGGGCGATGATGAGGCCGTGGACTCGGTGGTGGCAGACCTGGAGACCTATGAGAAGCAGGTGGCGGAACTGGAGTTCCGGCGTATGTTCTCCGGTGAGATGGATGCCGCCAACGCCTTTCTGGATATCCAGGCCGGTTCCGGCGGAACCGAGGCGCAGGACTGGGCTGAAATGCTGTTGCGCATGTATCTGCGCTGGGGTGAACACCGGGGATTCAAGACCGACCTGATGGAGGTGTCGCCGGGCGAAGTGGCGGGTATCAAGTCGGCCACCATCCGTTTCGAGGGGGAGTTCGCTTTCGGCTGGCTGCGCACCGAGATCGGTGTCCACCGCCTGGTACGCAAATCACCGTTCGATTCCGGTAACCGGCGTCACACCTCTTTCGCCGCGGTGTTTGTGGCCCCGGAGATCGACGATTCGATCGAGATCGATATCAATCCGGCGGACCTGCGTATCGACGTCTACCGCGCCAGCGGCGCCGGTGGTCAGCACGTCAACCGAACCGAGTCGGCTGTCCGGATCACCCATAACCCGACCGGTATTGTGGTGCAGTGCCAGAATGACCGTTCCCAGCATAAGAACAAAGATCAGGCGATGAAACAGCTCAAGGCGAAACTCTACGAGCTGGAGATCCAGAAACGCAGCGCCGATCAACAGGTGCTTGAGGAGAGTAAATCCGATATCGGTTGGGGTAGTCAGATCCGCTCCTACGTGCTGGATCAATCCCGTATCAAGGATCTGCGCACCGGAGTGGAGACCGGCAATACCCAGGCCGTTCTGGATGGCGGACTGGATATTTTCCTTGAGGCGAGCCTGAAGAGCGGGCTCTGA
- the lysS gene encoding lysine--tRNA ligase yields the protein MSEQIQDENKLIAQRREKLAQIRQRGNAFPNDFRRNVVAGELHAEYGEKSAEELEDLAVRVQVAGRLMSRRIMGKASFAHLQDMSGRIQLFIQRDALPEGYYNNIFKKEWDVGDIIGAEGQLFKTKTGELSVRCDKLALLTKSLRPLPEKFHGLTDQEQRYRQRYLDLIMSESSRDTFRMRTRMIQYIRDYLNRRDFMEVETPMMQAIPGGATARPFVTHHNALDMELFLRIAPELYLKRLVVGGFERVYEINRNFRNEGLSTRHNPEFTMLEFYQAYADYNDLMDLTEDMLRGLARDILGDTVIQYQGESYDFGQPFSRMSVRESILHFNPDIRPEQLDDLEQARALADTLDIPLKPGYGLGKVQIEIFEKTVEHRLMNPTFITAYPTEVSPLARRNDEDPFVTDRFEFFVGGREIANGFSELNDAEDQAERFRMQVEEKEAGDDEAMHFDADYVRALEHGLPPTAGEGIGIDRLVMLFTDSPSIRDVLLFPHMRAE from the coding sequence ATGAGTGAACAGATCCAGGACGAAAACAAGCTGATTGCCCAGCGCCGCGAAAAGCTGGCCCAGATTCGCCAGCGGGGCAACGCCTTTCCCAACGACTTTCGGCGTAACGTGGTGGCCGGCGAGTTGCACGCGGAGTATGGCGAGAAGAGTGCCGAAGAGCTTGAGGATCTGGCTGTACGGGTGCAGGTGGCCGGTCGCCTGATGAGCCGCCGGATCATGGGCAAAGCCAGTTTTGCTCACCTGCAGGACATGTCTGGGCGGATCCAGCTGTTTATCCAGCGCGACGCGCTGCCAGAGGGGTATTACAACAATATCTTCAAGAAAGAGTGGGATGTGGGGGACATCATCGGTGCGGAGGGGCAGCTCTTCAAGACCAAGACCGGTGAGCTCTCGGTGCGCTGTGATAAGTTGGCCCTGCTGACCAAGTCGCTACGGCCGTTGCCGGAAAAGTTCCACGGTCTGACCGATCAGGAGCAGCGCTATCGCCAACGCTATCTGGATCTGATCATGAGCGAGTCTTCCCGGGACACTTTCCGTATGCGCACCCGCATGATCCAGTATATCCGTGACTATCTGAACCGGAGGGATTTCATGGAGGTGGAGACCCCCATGATGCAGGCCATTCCCGGCGGTGCAACTGCCCGGCCGTTCGTCACCCACCACAACGCCCTGGATATGGAACTGTTCCTGCGTATTGCCCCGGAGCTGTATCTGAAACGGCTGGTGGTGGGCGGTTTCGAGCGGGTCTACGAGATCAACCGTAATTTCCGCAACGAAGGACTCTCCACCCGGCACAATCCGGAATTCACCATGCTTGAGTTCTACCAGGCCTATGCCGATTACAATGACCTGATGGATCTCACCGAGGATATGTTGCGGGGTCTGGCGCGGGATATTCTGGGCGATACGGTGATCCAGTATCAGGGCGAGAGTTACGACTTTGGCCAGCCGTTCAGCCGTATGTCGGTGCGGGAGTCTATTCTCCACTTCAATCCGGATATCCGTCCCGAGCAGTTGGATGACCTGGAACAGGCGCGCGCCCTGGCTGACACCCTGGATATTCCCCTGAAGCCTGGTTATGGTCTGGGCAAGGTGCAGATCGAGATCTTTGAGAAGACCGTGGAGCATCGCCTGATGAATCCCACCTTCATTACCGCCTATCCCACCGAAGTGTCACCGCTGGCACGGCGCAACGATGAGGACCCGTTTGTTACCGACCGTTTCGAGTTCTTTGTCGGTGGCCGTGAGATTGCCAACGGATTCTCCGAGTTGAATGATGCCGAGGATCAGGCGGAACGCTTCCGTATGCAGGTGGAGGAGAAAGAGGCGGGGGACGATGAGGCGATGCACTTCGACGCCGACTATGTGCGTGCCCTGGAGCACGGCCTGCCACCCACCGCCGGTGAAGGTATCGGTATCGATCGGTTGGTGATGCTGTTTACCGACTCCCCGTCAATCCGGGATGTACTGCTGTTCCCGCACATGCGGGCGGAATAA